From a region of the Panicum virgatum strain AP13 chromosome 2K, P.virgatum_v5, whole genome shotgun sequence genome:
- the LOC120686231 gene encoding HMG1/2-like protein isoform X1, giving the protein MKSRARSSGADSRLSVRKSKAEKDPNKPKRPPSAFFVFMEEFRKDYKEKHPNVKQVSVIGKAGGDKWKSLSDAEKSPFVSKAEKLKAEYNKKMDAYNNKTAGGPTASGDSDKSKSEVNDEDEEGDE; this is encoded by the exons ATGAAGTCGAGGGCGAGGTCCAGCGGAGCCGACTCCAG GCTCTCCGTGAGGAAGTCCAAGGCCGAGAAGGACCCCAACAAGCCCAAGAGGCCTCCGAGCGCCTTCTTCGTCTTCAT GGAGGAGTTCAGGAAGGACTACAAGGAGAAGCACCCCAATGTCAAGCAAGTCTCCGTG ATTGGCAAGGCTGGTGGGGACAAGTGGAAGTCCCTGTCCGATGCT GAAAAATCTCCCTTCGTGTCCAAGGCCGAGAAGCTCAAGGCTGAGTACAACAAGAAGATGGACGCCTACAATAACAAGACG GCTGGAGGCCCTACAGCTTCTGGTGACTCTGACAAGTCCAAGTCCGAGGTGAACGATGAGGATGAGGAG GGTGACGAGTGA
- the LOC120686231 gene encoding HMG1/2-like protein isoform X2, translated as MKSRARSSGADSRLSVRKSKAEKDPNKPKRPPSAFFVFMEEFRKDYKEKHPNVKQVSVIGKAGGDKWKSLSDAEKSPFVSKAEKLKAEYNKKMDAYNNKTAGGPTASGDSDKSKSEVNDEDEGDE; from the exons ATGAAGTCGAGGGCGAGGTCCAGCGGAGCCGACTCCAG GCTCTCCGTGAGGAAGTCCAAGGCCGAGAAGGACCCCAACAAGCCCAAGAGGCCTCCGAGCGCCTTCTTCGTCTTCAT GGAGGAGTTCAGGAAGGACTACAAGGAGAAGCACCCCAATGTCAAGCAAGTCTCCGTG ATTGGCAAGGCTGGTGGGGACAAGTGGAAGTCCCTGTCCGATGCT GAAAAATCTCCCTTCGTGTCCAAGGCCGAGAAGCTCAAGGCTGAGTACAACAAGAAGATGGACGCCTACAATAACAAGACG GCTGGAGGCCCTACAGCTTCTGGTGACTCTGACAAGTCCAAGTCCGAGGTGAACGATGAGGATGAG GGTGACGAGTGA